The proteins below come from a single Chiloscyllium punctatum isolate Juve2018m chromosome 18, sChiPun1.3, whole genome shotgun sequence genomic window:
- the LOC140489045 gene encoding ferritin, middle subunit-like: MASQICQNYHQDCEAAVNKQVNLELTASYLYQSLMSYFDWDDVALHHFSQFFKAQSQEKQEHAEKLLKFQNQRGGRVLLQDVKKPERDEWGNGLQAMQVALDLEKNVNQSLLDLHQLATAQTDPHLCDFLETHYLDEEVEIIKRLGDYIPNLKRLGAPENGLGEYLFDRLSLEDSS; encoded by the exons ATGGCTTCCCAGATTTGTCAAAACTATCACCAGGATTGTGAAGCTGCTGTCAACAAGCAGGTTAACCTCGAGCTCACTGCCTCCTATCTCTATCAGTCTTTG ATGTCGTACTTTGACTGGGATGATGTAgccctgcaccatttctcccagttCTTCAAAGCTCAGTCCCAGGAGAAGCAGGAACATGCAGAGAAGCTGCTGAAATTCCAGAATCAGCGTGGAGGCAGAGTCCTCCTCCAGGATGTGAAG AAGCCAGAGAGGGATGAGTGGGGTAACGGTCTGCAGGCAATGCAGGTTGCCCTGGATCTGGAGAAGAATGTGAACCAGAGTTTGCTGGATCTACACCAACTCGCCActgcccagactgaccctcat CTGTGTGACTTCCTGGAGACTCACtatttggatgaggaggttgagatcATCAAGCGACTTGGGGACTACATCCCCAACCTGAAGCGTCTGGGAGCCCCTGAGAATGGGCTGGGAGagtacctgtttgacaggctcTCACTGGAGGACAGCAGTTAG